The following proteins come from a genomic window of Triticum aestivum cultivar Chinese Spring chromosome 6A, IWGSC CS RefSeq v2.1, whole genome shotgun sequence:
- the LOC123130535 gene encoding uncharacterized protein: MLLNKTLKTVQKGVKTDAAYNRLMTCLKQVQPEPDALNGDDVESTRCKQSSVDENEVAPDMAEQKDPAIEKSSMDDDCNKIHPPPVCKTKSRNKLSSAMKQEQKPAEIREKSSSKPARPETVIGKDGMPLGSRLCSNCNMISGHNKRTCVKRKLEQNLLQAHEKTYGPMDNSKVTATIKKLLSKATMKEEAINDSENMSDNGDETSDSDEYAEPSPKRMHTNKDVGKGKIFKKRCKKCNKVEGHNTRTCDVVRIGNEILEMTEQMVHQGQDGASNRKHITTSRKLAGAKGDQVPTRRSRRLKN, from the coding sequence ATGCTGCTAAACAAGACACTGAAGACTGTGCAGAAGGGGGTAAAGACAGATGCAGCTTACAATAGGCTGATGACATGCCTGAAACAGGTGCAACCAGAGCCGGATGCATTGAACGGCGATGACGTGGAGTCAACGAGATGCAAACAATCATCTGTAGATGAAAATGAAGTTGCCCCTGATATGGCTGAACAAAAAGATCCAGCAATTGAGAAGTCAAGTATGGATGATGATTGCAATAAAATACACCCACCCCCAGTGTGCAAAACAAAGAGTAGAAACAAACTAAGTTCAGCCATGAAACAAGAACAAAAGCCAGCTGAAATCAGGGAGAAAAGCAGTTCAAAACCTGCTAGGCCAGAGACAGTTATTGGAAAAGATGGCATGCCACTAGGGAGCAGACTTTGCAGCAACTGCAATATGATTAGTGGCCACAACAAAAGAACTTGCGTGAAAAGGAAACTAGAACAAAATCTACTGCAAGCACATGAGAAAACGTATGGGCCTATGGACAATTCCAAGGTCACCGCAACTATCAAGAAACTGTTGTCGAAAGCAACTATGAAGGAGGAAGCTATCAACGACAGCGAAAATATGAGTGACAACGGTGATGAAACAAGTGATAGTGACGAATACGCAGAGCCTTCACCAAAGAGGATGCACACAAACAAAGATGTTGGGAAAGGCAAGATCTTCAAGAAAAGATGCAAAAAATGTAACAAGGTCGAAGGGCACAACACTCGTACGTGCGACGTGGTCAGAATCGGCAATGAGATTCTGGAAATGACAGAGCAGATGGTTCATCAGGGACAGGACGGGGCAAGTAATAGAAAGCACATTACAACGTCTCGGAAGCTTGCAGGGGCAAAAGGAGATCAGGTGCCAACCAGACGGAGTAGGAGGCTCAAAAATTGA